One stretch of bacterium DNA includes these proteins:
- a CDS encoding lipoate--protein ligase family protein, which yields MLRSVATGARGESLRLYAPDDAMLFSSLDARRPGYPRAVEIAREAGYEPVTRLAGGHAAVFLQASVAFAWASADPDAHLQIQPRFERLTGWIVDALRRLGLDARVGEVPGEYCPGEYSVNIGGRVKVMGVGQRVIRGGAHVGGVLTVAQTGGLRAILEPVYEALDLEFRPETAGGVADFDARLTPEVVIAAIVESVEASGAVCEAARFGSDIESAAEALVPLHGARPVRNPGAALRAASGGKAIVNPDSGSGT from the coding sequence ATGCTGCGCTCCGTCGCGACGGGGGCGCGTGGCGAGAGCCTCAGGCTCTACGCGCCGGACGACGCGATGCTCTTCTCGAGCCTCGACGCGCGTCGGCCGGGTTATCCGCGGGCCGTCGAGATCGCGCGCGAAGCGGGCTACGAGCCGGTCACCCGCCTCGCCGGCGGACACGCGGCGGTCTTCCTGCAGGCGAGCGTCGCGTTCGCCTGGGCCTCTGCCGATCCGGACGCCCATCTCCAGATCCAGCCGCGCTTCGAGCGCCTCACGGGTTGGATCGTCGACGCGCTCCGGCGGCTGGGGCTCGATGCCCGTGTGGGCGAAGTCCCGGGTGAATACTGCCCGGGGGAGTACAGCGTGAACATCGGCGGCCGCGTCAAGGTCATGGGCGTGGGCCAGCGGGTGATCCGCGGGGGCGCGCACGTGGGCGGCGTGTTGACGGTGGCGCAGACCGGGGGTCTCCGAGCCATCCTGGAGCCCGTCTACGAAGCGCTCGATCTCGAGTTCCGGCCCGAGACGGCGGGGGGCGTCGCGGATTTCGATGCGCGTCTCACGCCCGAAGTCGTGATCGCGGCCATCGTCGAGTCGGTGGAGGCCTCGGGAGCGGTCTGCGAGGCGGCGCGCTTCGGCAGCGACATCGAATCCGCAGCGGAAGCACTCGTTCCCCTTCATGGCGCGCGCCCCGTCCGGAATCCGGGCGCCGCGTTGCGCGCCGCGAGCGGTGGCAAGGCGATCGTGAACCCGGACAGCGGGTCCGGAACCTGA
- the lnt gene encoding apolipoprotein N-acyltransferase, with protein MNRIAAAGRAIGGGLLYGCAQVGIGMWPLAFACLALWWSALKEARPARGFGSGCVFGASAYLIAMAWLLPTASRFSGAGEGLSFVGLALWLAQGAWIAIGFGVAGMVSSALLRRGWPSAFAGPLALVLVEWVQPQVFGAGVGAVLATTPVLAQPAALGGPLLLTSFVAVTNGLILDAVRSAGRPRAGRALLAVLVVVGVAIGGSIRLASLDDGDSTTNPPLAIGLVQANVDPLASRMDAAPGHRAHLAASRRLLAEGPVDLLVWPEGAYARALPGVLPLDGQPIRADLGVPLLFGANRRTDDPARRGATNSAFLIGRDGRITQAYDKRRLVPLAETGPGEPFADWRREWMPHARSFVAGDAPTALTLGPHRIATPICYEVTHSEDVAELVTASNATVIVTLSDDGWFGVSREPAMHLALARLRAIEQGRWLVRAAVHGPSAVVDPGGRIVAQTPPFEAATLRATIFSRSDPTPYARGGDGLVLVGWLFTAGLLGVRRRTRT; from the coding sequence ATGAACCGGATCGCGGCAGCCGGTCGCGCGATCGGGGGAGGTCTCCTCTACGGCTGCGCCCAGGTCGGGATCGGGATGTGGCCGCTGGCGTTCGCCTGCCTCGCGCTCTGGTGGTCCGCCCTGAAGGAAGCGCGACCCGCACGTGGATTCGGGAGTGGGTGCGTCTTCGGCGCGAGCGCGTACCTGATCGCGATGGCTTGGCTCCTCCCGACGGCGTCGCGCTTCTCGGGCGCGGGTGAAGGGCTCTCGTTCGTCGGCCTCGCGCTCTGGCTGGCGCAGGGCGCCTGGATCGCGATCGGATTCGGCGTCGCGGGCATGGTCTCGTCTGCGCTGCTTCGTCGGGGTTGGCCGAGCGCGTTCGCGGGACCCCTCGCGCTCGTCCTGGTCGAATGGGTCCAACCGCAGGTGTTCGGTGCCGGCGTGGGGGCCGTTCTCGCCACGACCCCCGTCCTCGCACAACCGGCCGCGCTCGGCGGCCCCCTCCTGCTCACTTCCTTCGTCGCCGTAACGAACGGCCTGATCCTCGACGCCGTGCGAAGCGCGGGTCGACCCCGGGCGGGGAGGGCGCTGCTCGCCGTCCTGGTCGTGGTGGGCGTCGCGATCGGAGGCTCGATCCGTCTTGCTTCCCTCGACGACGGGGACTCGACGACGAACCCGCCGCTCGCGATCGGCCTCGTGCAGGCCAACGTGGATCCCCTCGCGTCCCGCATGGACGCCGCGCCGGGGCATCGCGCGCATCTCGCGGCGAGTCGGCGCCTCCTGGCAGAGGGTCCCGTGGACCTCCTCGTCTGGCCCGAAGGGGCCTACGCCCGTGCCCTGCCTGGCGTGCTTCCCCTCGACGGTCAGCCCATCCGCGCCGATCTCGGCGTGCCGCTCCTCTTCGGCGCGAACCGCAGGACGGACGACCCGGCGCGAAGAGGCGCGACCAACTCCGCCTTCCTGATCGGGCGCGACGGGCGGATCACGCAGGCCTACGACAAGCGGCGACTCGTCCCTCTCGCGGAGACGGGGCCGGGTGAGCCGTTCGCGGACTGGCGGCGGGAGTGGATGCCCCACGCGCGCAGCTTCGTCGCCGGCGACGCACCGACCGCTCTCACCCTCGGGCCGCATCGCATCGCGACGCCCATCTGCTACGAGGTCACGCACTCCGAAGACGTGGCGGAGCTCGTCACGGCTTCGAACGCCACGGTGATCGTGACCTTGTCCGACGACGGGTGGTTCGGGGTGTCGCGGGAGCCGGCGATGCACCTCGCCCTGGCACGCCTCCGGGCGATCGAACAGGGACGTTGGCTCGTCCGCGCCGCCGTTCACGGACCTTCCGCCGTCGTCGATCCCGGCGGTCGGATCGTCGCGCAGACGCCGCCATTCGAGGCGGCGACCCTTCGCGCGACGATCTTCTCGCGCTCGGATCCGACGCCCTACGCCCGCGGCGGAGACGGACTCGTCCTCGTCGGGTGGCTCTTCACCGCCGGCCTGCTCGGGGTCCGGCGACGCACGCGGACCTAG
- the atpD gene encoding F0F1 ATP synthase subunit beta — translation MSNGKIVQVMGPVVDVEFESGDLPEVMTALKTTNPAIDDRADNLIIEVALHLGEKTVRAIAMDTTDGLRRGQDVFNTGSPITIPVGPETLGRIMNVVGEPVDERGPIDAKMTYPIHREAPEFVDQSTSVEVLETGIKVVDLIAPYNKGGKVGLFGGAGVGKTVVIMELINNIAKEHSGYSVFAGVGERTREGNDLWHEMQDSVLSDGSTVLDKAALVYGQMNEPPGARARVGLTGLTAAEYFRDEEGKDVLLFVDNIFRFTQAVSEVSALLGRIPSAVGYQPTLATDMGELQERITSTNKGSITSVQAIYVPADDLTDPAPATAFTHLDATTVLDRSLTEIGIYPAVDPLDSTSRILDPQVVGDEHYNVARGVQSTLQAYKDLQDIIAILGMDELSEEDKLTVARARKIQRFLSQPFHVAEQFTGTPGVYVRLEDTISGFREILDGKHDDLPEQAFYMVGDIASAVEKAKTLS, via the coding sequence ATGAGCAATGGCAAGATCGTCCAGGTGATGGGCCCGGTGGTCGACGTCGAATTCGAGAGCGGTGACCTCCCGGAAGTCATGACCGCGCTCAAGACGACGAACCCCGCCATCGACGACCGCGCGGACAACCTGATCATCGAGGTCGCGCTGCACCTCGGTGAGAAGACCGTGCGCGCGATCGCCATGGATACGACCGACGGTCTTCGTCGCGGTCAGGACGTGTTCAACACCGGTTCGCCGATCACGATTCCGGTCGGCCCCGAGACGCTCGGCCGCATCATGAACGTCGTCGGCGAGCCCGTCGACGAGCGCGGTCCGATCGACGCCAAGATGACCTACCCGATCCACCGCGAAGCACCGGAGTTCGTCGACCAGTCGACGTCGGTCGAGGTGCTCGAGACGGGCATCAAGGTCGTCGACCTGATCGCGCCCTACAACAAGGGCGGCAAGGTCGGTCTCTTCGGCGGCGCCGGCGTCGGCAAGACGGTCGTCATCATGGAGCTCATCAACAACATCGCGAAGGAGCACTCCGGCTACTCGGTCTTCGCGGGCGTGGGTGAGCGAACGCGTGAGGGCAACGACCTCTGGCACGAGATGCAGGACTCGGTCCTCTCGGACGGCTCGACGGTGCTCGACAAGGCGGCGCTGGTCTACGGCCAGATGAACGAGCCGCCGGGAGCGCGTGCGCGCGTCGGCCTCACGGGTCTGACGGCGGCGGAGTACTTCCGCGACGAAGAGGGCAAGGACGTGCTCCTCTTCGTGGACAACATCTTCCGCTTCACCCAGGCGGTCTCCGAGGTGTCGGCGCTCCTCGGCCGGATCCCCTCCGCGGTCGGCTATCAGCCCACGCTGGCGACGGACATGGGTGAGCTCCAGGAGCGCATCACGTCGACCAACAAGGGATCGATCACCTCGGTCCAGGCGATCTACGTTCCCGCGGATGACCTCACCGACCCGGCGCCGGCGACGGCGTTCACGCATCTCGATGCGACGACGGTGCTCGACCGGTCCCTGACCGAGATCGGCATCTACCCAGCGGTCGATCCGCTCGACTCGACCTCCCGGATCCTCGATCCGCAGGTCGTCGGCGACGAGCACTACAACGTCGCCCGCGGCGTCCAGTCGACGCTGCAGGCCTACAAGGACCTCCAGGACATCATCGCCATCCTCGGAATGGACGAGCTCTCGGAAGAGGACAAGCTGACGGTCGCGCGCGCGCGCAAGATCCAGCGCTTCCTCTCCCAGCCCTTCCACGTCGCGGAGCAGTTCACGGGCACGCCGGGCGTCTACGTCCGCCTCGAGGACACGATCAGCGGCTTCCGTGAGATCCTCGACGGCAAGCATGATGATCTTCCGGAGCAGGCCTTCTACATGGTCGGCGACATTGCTTCGGCGGTCGAGAAGGCGAAGACGCTCTCCTAG
- a CDS encoding cytochrome c has protein sequence MRTRRTRIGLCVVLGLLAGASAYAADTERDLDAIVADLDRGEKIFRATGGCTCHTNYPAEGADAPELAGARAMETPFGVFYSSNITPDPETGIGGWSRADFVRAMREGLSPDGEHYFPTFPYPSFSGLTDEDLVDMFAYLRARPAVRRENRAPDAPFPFSWRGSVAGWKFVNFTPKSFDDAPARSEAWRRGRYLVEAAAHCGECHTPRTLTGGLDSTMPLAGSVEGPEGQLAPNITPHTETGIGEWSRADLVWYLQMGIKPDGDDTQGLMSEVIEHGYAELPPSDLEAIAAYLATLPAIENRVKAPD, from the coding sequence ATGCGAACACGGCGAACCCGGATCGGGCTGTGCGTCGTCCTCGGTCTCCTTGCCGGCGCGAGCGCGTACGCGGCCGACACCGAGCGCGATCTGGACGCGATCGTCGCCGACCTCGACCGGGGTGAAAAGATCTTCCGGGCGACCGGAGGCTGCACCTGCCACACGAACTATCCCGCGGAGGGAGCGGACGCGCCGGAGCTCGCGGGCGCGCGCGCGATGGAGACCCCCTTCGGTGTCTTCTACAGCTCGAACATCACGCCGGATCCCGAGACCGGGATCGGCGGATGGAGCCGCGCGGACTTCGTGCGCGCCATGCGGGAAGGGCTCTCGCCGGATGGCGAGCACTACTTTCCGACCTTTCCCTATCCGTCGTTCTCCGGTCTGACCGACGAAGACCTCGTCGACATGTTCGCCTATCTGCGTGCACGTCCTGCCGTCCGAAGAGAGAACCGCGCCCCCGACGCGCCCTTTCCGTTCTCCTGGCGGGGTTCCGTCGCCGGCTGGAAGTTCGTGAACTTCACGCCGAAGTCCTTCGACGACGCGCCGGCGCGGAGCGAGGCCTGGCGTCGCGGACGCTACCTCGTCGAGGCAGCCGCCCATTGCGGCGAGTGCCATACGCCGCGGACCCTGACGGGCGGGCTGGATTCGACGATGCCGCTCGCGGGCTCGGTCGAGGGACCCGAGGGTCAGCTCGCGCCGAACATCACGCCGCACACCGAGACGGGAATCGGCGAATGGTCCCGCGCGGACCTCGTCTGGTACCTGCAGATGGGAATCAAGCCCGACGGTGACGATACGCAGGGACTGATGTCCGAGGTGATCGAGCACGGCTACGCGGAGCTGCCGCCGTCGGACCTGGAGGCGATCGCGGCCTATCTCGCGACGCTGCCGGCGATCGAGAATCGGGTGAAGGCGCCGGACTAG
- the atpC gene encoding ATP synthase F1 subunit epsilon, translating to MAIELVVVTPEGEALSETVEQVVLPGEAGEFGVLESHERFLTPLQLGPMQIIRGSGNEWAAITSGFAEVDGTRCVVLVDSCTLASAVDTTAVESAKAEADGQLSSLPDDDANAGERARLAGVVARAELELDVASR from the coding sequence ATGGCAATCGAACTCGTGGTTGTGACGCCGGAAGGCGAGGCGCTTTCCGAGACGGTCGAACAGGTCGTGCTTCCGGGGGAGGCCGGGGAGTTCGGTGTGCTCGAGAGCCATGAGCGGTTCTTGACGCCGCTGCAGCTCGGACCGATGCAGATCATTCGGGGCTCGGGCAACGAGTGGGCGGCGATCACGAGCGGCTTCGCCGAGGTCGACGGGACGCGCTGCGTCGTGCTCGTCGACTCGTGCACGCTCGCCAGCGCCGTCGACACGACCGCGGTGGAGTCCGCGAAGGCCGAAGCCGACGGGCAGCTCTCGTCGCTTCCCGATGACGACGCGAACGCCGGAGAACGCGCGCGCCTCGCTGGCGTCGTGGCCCGGGCCGAGCTCGAGCTCGACGTGGCGAGCCGCTGA
- a CDS encoding pectinacetylesterase family protein — protein MKELLETRTLARIAGVAMTVCLWLPSVAGAIGIEDVVNGGNDYAWERIEIPGTVCSDGSQYKFFVHDDLASSDLVLYFEGGGACWDYESCSGQLGILGAANPNGIADDYVTQLAATYVSPVMNGADPGLPLRSKDPIATEGWDVVFMPYCTGDVHVGNEVQTYTDPTGQNPPITFRHAGFTNTQAALAYLANRFPNIDRLLVSGFSAGGVATAAGYYEARTTLDPNEGFMLNDSGPLFPAESANDNSRPLHDTITDAWGLETVFAALPASFDINDYGSATDLVATEFPNDQLAYTGYSSDFNFSRFSYERFYPNLSQADILALWREDQAELIDEMNDHPNFSYSIPWARQINDSHCSTIITFIGSHSCPNVRKKRWYERWQWPWSQSWKCPGGVAQYGMDQFIDRWIENGHVIRWVEPWNEYNLQDPGIQIVAPLIDAAISGN, from the coding sequence ATGAAGGAGCTTCTGGAGACGCGGACGCTGGCGAGGATCGCCGGCGTGGCCATGACGGTCTGCCTGTGGCTGCCGTCGGTCGCCGGCGCGATCGGCATCGAAGACGTCGTGAACGGCGGCAACGACTACGCCTGGGAACGGATCGAGATCCCCGGCACCGTCTGCAGCGACGGCTCCCAGTACAAGTTCTTCGTCCACGACGACCTCGCCTCGAGCGATCTCGTGCTCTATTTCGAGGGCGGCGGCGCCTGCTGGGACTACGAGTCCTGCAGCGGACAGCTCGGAATCCTCGGCGCCGCGAATCCGAACGGGATCGCCGACGACTACGTGACGCAGCTCGCGGCGACGTATGTCTCCCCCGTCATGAACGGCGCGGACCCGGGGCTGCCCCTGCGAAGCAAGGATCCGATCGCGACCGAGGGTTGGGACGTCGTCTTCATGCCCTACTGCACCGGTGACGTGCACGTCGGCAACGAGGTCCAGACCTACACCGATCCGACGGGCCAGAATCCACCGATCACGTTCCGGCACGCGGGCTTCACCAACACGCAGGCCGCGCTCGCATACCTGGCGAACCGATTCCCGAACATCGATCGACTCCTCGTCTCCGGCTTCAGCGCCGGCGGCGTGGCGACCGCCGCCGGCTACTACGAGGCGCGAACGACCCTCGATCCGAACGAAGGCTTCATGCTGAACGATTCGGGACCGCTCTTTCCGGCGGAGAGCGCGAACGACAACTCGCGACCCCTCCACGACACGATCACCGACGCCTGGGGCCTCGAGACCGTATTCGCCGCCTTGCCCGCGAGCTTCGACATCAACGACTACGGGAGCGCCACGGACCTCGTCGCGACGGAGTTCCCGAACGATCAGCTCGCCTACACCGGCTACTCGAGCGACTTCAACTTCTCGCGGTTCTCCTACGAACGGTTCTACCCGAACCTCAGCCAGGCCGACATCCTCGCGCTCTGGCGGGAAGACCAGGCCGAGCTGATCGACGAGATGAACGACCATCCGAACTTCAGCTACTCGATTCCGTGGGCCCGGCAGATCAACGACAGCCACTGCTCCACCATCATCACCTTCATCGGGAGCCACTCTTGCCCGAACGTCCGCAAGAAGCGGTGGTACGAGCGATGGCAGTGGCCGTGGAGCCAGAGCTGGAAATGCCCGGGCGGCGTCGCGCAGTACGGCATGGACCAATTCATCGATCGATGGATCGAGAACGGGCACGTGATCCGCTGGGTCGAACCGTGGAACGAGTACAACCTGCAGGATCCGGGCATCCAGATCGTGGCACCGCTGATCGACGCGGCCATCTCCGGAAACTGA
- a CDS encoding cytochrome c: MVRTGSLRVFSFASLAVAMVLLPASLVSADAHESGEAQIEYRQKLMSAIGANMSALSDILKNRLDVPGGVANHASQMADAAALIAPAFKKQLTDGATDAKPEIWSDWTKFETAIADYEAAARALAAAASGGDPSAVGPAMRGLGKSCGGCHKPFRKPKEESYKNK; this comes from the coding sequence ATGGTTCGTACCGGCTCGCTTCGTGTCTTCTCCTTCGCGTCCCTGGCGGTCGCGATGGTCCTTCTTCCGGCTTCGCTCGTCTCCGCCGACGCACATGAATCGGGGGAGGCCCAGATCGAATACCGACAGAAGCTCATGTCGGCGATCGGGGCGAACATGAGCGCCCTCAGCGACATCCTGAAGAACCGGCTCGACGTGCCCGGCGGCGTCGCGAACCACGCCAGCCAGATGGCCGACGCGGCCGCGTTGATCGCCCCGGCGTTCAAGAAGCAGCTCACCGACGGCGCGACCGACGCGAAGCCCGAGATCTGGAGCGACTGGACGAAATTCGAAACCGCCATCGCGGACTACGAGGCGGCGGCCAGGGCGCTGGCTGCGGCGGCCAGTGGAGGCGACCCGAGCGCGGTCGGCCCGGCGATGCGCGGACTCGGAAAGAGCTGCGGCGGCTGTCACAAGCCTTTCCGCAAGCCCAAGGAAGAGTCCTACAAGAACAAGTAG
- a CDS encoding ankyrin repeat domain-containing protein: protein MSPAGARRRVHSLSLIAAIAVSLSGGTAIAADPAEGVRPGYVNRAMGLGEVRKPERFTREQRLLEAVRTNDRATVERALELGVDVESRDDLGRSALLLAARDAQDPELVAFLHTRGAAPDRADVGGRTPLSWSAARGRLDLMRVLIDAGATIDSVDDQGRTPLFYAAIGNHPEAVRFLAERGAAIDVSDRRKETPLIGACAKAANDAAQTLLELGADPERRDHRGRTAQDRARGLAPACSLVSAEPVHAPR from the coding sequence TTGTCGCCTGCGGGCGCTCGGCGGAGGGTCCACTCGCTATCGCTGATCGCGGCCATCGCCGTCTCCCTCTCGGGGGGGACCGCGATCGCTGCGGATCCGGCGGAGGGCGTGCGGCCCGGCTACGTGAACCGGGCGATGGGCCTCGGCGAAGTCCGGAAGCCGGAGCGATTCACCCGGGAGCAGCGACTCCTCGAGGCGGTTCGCACGAACGACCGCGCGACGGTCGAGCGCGCGCTCGAGCTCGGCGTCGACGTCGAGAGCCGGGACGACCTCGGGCGGAGCGCGCTCCTTCTCGCAGCGCGAGATGCGCAGGATCCCGAGCTCGTGGCGTTCCTTCACACGCGAGGCGCAGCGCCCGACCGCGCGGACGTCGGTGGTCGAACACCGCTCTCGTGGTCCGCGGCCCGGGGCCGACTCGACCTGATGCGCGTGTTGATCGACGCGGGCGCAACGATCGATTCCGTCGACGACCAGGGGCGAACGCCGCTCTTCTACGCCGCGATCGGCAATCATCCGGAGGCCGTCCGCTTCCTGGCCGAGCGAGGGGCCGCGATCGACGTGAGCGATCGACGGAAGGAGACTCCGTTGATCGGCGCTTGCGCGAAGGCCGCGAACGATGCCGCGCAGACGCTCCTCGAGCTCGGCGCCGATCCCGAGCGACGGGATCATCGCGGACGAACGGCGCAGGATCGCGCGCGCGGCCTCGCCCCTGCGTGTTCGCTCGTCTCGGCGGAGCCTGTGCACGCTCCCCGATGA